Proteins encoded within one genomic window of Rhinolophus sinicus isolate RSC01 linkage group LG05, ASM3656204v1, whole genome shotgun sequence:
- the FNDC4 gene encoding fibronectin type III domain-containing protein 4 isoform X1 — MPQCLLADSVGTMASLMPLSPYLSPTVLLLVSCDLGFVRADRPPSPVNVTVTHLRANSATVSWDVPEGNIVIGYSISQQRQNGPGQRVIREVNTTTRACALWGLAEDSDYTVQVRSIGLRGESPPGPRVHFRTLKGSDRLPSNSSSPGDITVEGLDGERPLQTGEVVIIVVVLLMWAAVIGLFCRQYDIIKDNDSNNNPKEKGKGPEQSPQGRPVGTRQKKSPSINTIDV, encoded by the exons ATGCCCCAGTGCCTCCTAGCGGACTCGGTGGGGACCATGGCTTCGCTGATGCCCCTCTCCCCGTATCTAAGCCCCACCGTCCTCCTGCTGGTCAGTTGTGACCTGGGCTTTGTGCGAGCAG ACCGGCCTCCATCTCCTGTGAATGTGACAGTCACTCACCTCAGAGCCAACTCAGCCACTGTGTCCTGGGACGTCCCAGAAGGCAACATCGTCATTGGCTACTCCATTTCCCAGCAA CGACAGAATGGCCCCGGACAGCGTGTAATCCGGGAGGTGAACACCACCACTCGGGCCTGTGCCCTCTGGGGCCTGGCTGAAGACAGTGACTACACAGTGCAGGTCAGGAGCATTGGCCTTCGGGGAGAGAGCCCCCCAGGGCCCAGGGTGCACTTCCGAACACTCAAGGGTTCTGACCGGCTGCCTTCAAATAGCTCAAGCCCAG gTGACATCACAGTGGAGGGTCTGGATGGAGAACGGCCACTGCAGACAGGGGAAGTGGTCATTATCGTGGTGGTGTTGCTCATGTGGGCCG CTGTAATCGGGCTGTTCTGCCGTCAGTATGATATCATCAAGGACAACGATTCCAACAACAACCccaaggagaaagggaaggggccAGAACAGAGTCCTCAGGGAAGGCCAGTGGGGACAAGACAG AAGAAGTCACCATCCATCAACACCATTGACGTATGA
- the FNDC4 gene encoding fibronectin type III domain-containing protein 4 isoform X2 — protein MPQCLLADSVGTMASLMPLSPYLSPTVLLLVSCDLGFVRADRPPSPVNVTVTHLRANSATVSWDVPEGNIVIGYSISQQRQNGPGQRVIREVNTTTRACALWGLAEDSDYTVQVRSIGLRGESPPGPRVHFRTLKGSDRLPSNSSSPGDITVEGLDGERPLQTGEVVIIVVVLLMWAEEVTIHQHH, from the exons ATGCCCCAGTGCCTCCTAGCGGACTCGGTGGGGACCATGGCTTCGCTGATGCCCCTCTCCCCGTATCTAAGCCCCACCGTCCTCCTGCTGGTCAGTTGTGACCTGGGCTTTGTGCGAGCAG ACCGGCCTCCATCTCCTGTGAATGTGACAGTCACTCACCTCAGAGCCAACTCAGCCACTGTGTCCTGGGACGTCCCAGAAGGCAACATCGTCATTGGCTACTCCATTTCCCAGCAA CGACAGAATGGCCCCGGACAGCGTGTAATCCGGGAGGTGAACACCACCACTCGGGCCTGTGCCCTCTGGGGCCTGGCTGAAGACAGTGACTACACAGTGCAGGTCAGGAGCATTGGCCTTCGGGGAGAGAGCCCCCCAGGGCCCAGGGTGCACTTCCGAACACTCAAGGGTTCTGACCGGCTGCCTTCAAATAGCTCAAGCCCAG gTGACATCACAGTGGAGGGTCTGGATGGAGAACGGCCACTGCAGACAGGGGAAGTGGTCATTATCGTGGTGGTGTTGCTCATGTGGGCCG AAGAAGTCACCATCCATCAACACCATTGA